The following are encoded together in the Salvia hispanica cultivar TCC Black 2014 chromosome 6, UniMelb_Shisp_WGS_1.0, whole genome shotgun sequence genome:
- the LOC125192419 gene encoding mitogen-activated protein kinase kinase 2, translating into MKKGSLAPNLKLSVPPPDDISKFLTGSGTFKDGDLLVNRDGVRIVSNTDVELPALIQPSDNQLSLADFDAVQVIGKGNGGVVRLVQHKWTAQFFALKVIQMNIEESARKHIAQELKINQSSQCPYVVVCYQSFYDNGAISIILEYMDGGSLADFLKKVNKIPEPYLAAICKQVLKGLWYLHHEKHIIHRDLKPSNLLINHRGDCKITDFGVSAILASTSGLANTFVGTYNYMSPERIIGGTYGYKSDIWSLGLVLLECATGEFPYSAPQAEGWINVYELMETIVDQPVPRPPSDLFSPEFCSFISACVQKDPKDRLSANELMAHPFITKYDDLDVDLSVYFTSAGPSLATL; encoded by the exons ATGAAGAAAGGCTCATTAGCTCCAAATCTCAAGCTCTCCGTCCCACCTCCTGATGACATCTCTAAATTCCT GACCGGCTCGGGGACGTTCAAGGACGGCGATCTCTTGGTTAACAGGGATGGGGTTCGGATTGTTTCAAATACTGATGTTGAACTT CCAGCCTTGATTCAGCCATCAGATAACCAGTTGAGCTTAGCTGACTTTGATGCAGTGCAAGTCATTGGTAAGGGAAATGGAGGTGTTGTGCGTTTGGTGCAACACAAATGGACTGCACAGTTTTTTGCACTTAAG GTCATTCAAATGAATATTGAGGAGTCTGCTCGCAAGCACATTGCCCAAGAGCTCAAAATTAATCAGTCATCTCAATGTCCATATGTTGTGGTTTGCTATCAATCTTTCTACGATAATGGTGCAATCTCCATCATCTTGGAGTATATGGATGGAGGGTCTCTTGCAGATTTCCTTAAGAAAGTTAACAAAATCCCAGAGCCTTATCTTGCTGCAATTTGCAAACAG GTACTCAAAGGTCTCTGGTATCTTCATCACGAAAAACATATCATCCACAGAGACCTCAAACCTTCAAACTTATTAATAAACCACAGAGGTGATTGCAAGATCACCGACTTTGGAGTCAGTGCAATACTTGCCAGCACATCTGGTCTAGCTAATACTTTCGTTGGCACTTACAACTACATGTCT CCAGAGAGAATCATCGGAGGCACATATGGTTATAAAAGTGACATCTGGAGCCTCGGTTTGGTTCTCCTCGAGTGTGCAACAGGAGAATTTCCATATTCCGCGCCTCAGGCTGAGGGATGGATCAATGTATACGAGCTGATGGAAACCATTGTCGATCAGCCTGTGCCTCGTCCACCTTCAGATCTATTTTCTCCAGAGTTCTGCTCATTTATCTCTGCTTG TGTGCAAAAGGATCCTAAAGATAGGCTATCGGCGAACGAACTCATG GCACACCCTTTCATCACTAAGTATGACGATCTTGATGTTGATCTTTCGGTGTACTTCACCAGTGCAGGACCCTCACTGGCCACACTGTAA